From the genome of Geobacter sp. SVR, one region includes:
- a CDS encoding FAD/NAD(P)-binding protein: protein MLSERPFDVAVIGAGASGTLLAAQYSRQASPGSRLVLISAGSPARGVAYDTPYLVNLLNVPAGNMSAFPADPEHFVRWLAARLPDSGYGTFAPRSIYGEYLGGILADASASDAIALVEATAVDVTRHGDLWTVTLHTGETIRAGAVVLAIGNALAPADPLDVSRIAPWYRGNPWAADVVPRVPPEAPVLLIGTGLTMVDVALSLRESGHSGPIRAVSRHGKLSRHHRSYTPRPLTELPAEFLTPCGGLRWLREAIAQHESVGGDWRAVIDSLRPHAAQIWKGWSLRQRGSFLRHARNLWDIHRHRMAPEIAGQLHTLLTDGILTIHAGRLLSAEAGMACARITTRSTRSGTIFQLDVERVINCTGPARNYATTDIPLIVRLREQGLLTPDRLRLGFDTDHDGRLIGADGSVNQALFTIGPLRIPALFESIAIPEIRVQAEALAGLLTSDHREV, encoded by the coding sequence ATGCTTTCAGAACGACCTTTCGATGTGGCGGTAATTGGAGCCGGAGCCAGTGGTACGCTGCTGGCCGCCCAGTACAGCAGGCAAGCCTCACCCGGTTCACGCCTGGTGCTGATCAGTGCCGGCAGCCCTGCGCGTGGCGTGGCCTATGATACCCCGTATCTGGTCAATCTGCTGAACGTCCCGGCCGGCAACATGAGCGCCTTTCCCGCTGACCCGGAACATTTTGTGCGCTGGCTGGCCGCACGTTTGCCCGATTCCGGGTACGGGACGTTTGCCCCGCGCAGCATCTACGGCGAGTATTTGGGGGGGATTCTGGCGGATGCATCAGCAAGCGATGCGATAGCACTGGTGGAGGCGACGGCCGTTGATGTCACCCGGCACGGTGATCTCTGGACTGTTACACTACATACCGGTGAAACCATTCGGGCCGGGGCGGTTGTGCTGGCCATCGGCAACGCCTTGGCTCCCGCCGACCCGCTGGATGTGAGCCGCATCGCCCCCTGGTACCGTGGCAACCCCTGGGCGGCGGACGTCGTGCCGAGGGTACCTCCGGAGGCTCCGGTCCTGCTGATCGGTACCGGACTGACCATGGTGGATGTGGCTTTGTCCCTGCGGGAGTCAGGCCATAGTGGACCGATCCGTGCAGTATCGCGCCATGGCAAGCTGAGCCGGCACCACAGATCCTACACTCCGCGGCCTCTGACCGAGCTGCCTGCGGAGTTCCTCACGCCATGCGGCGGGCTCCGCTGGCTTCGGGAGGCGATCGCCCAGCACGAGAGTGTCGGTGGCGACTGGCGCGCCGTGATAGACAGCCTGCGCCCCCATGCGGCGCAGATCTGGAAAGGGTGGTCATTGCGGCAGCGTGGCTCTTTTCTGCGCCATGCCCGCAACCTGTGGGATATTCACCGCCATCGCATGGCCCCGGAGATAGCTGGCCAGCTTCACACATTACTGACGGATGGCATCCTTACCATCCATGCCGGCCGGCTGCTCAGCGCCGAAGCGGGTATGGCCTGCGCCCGGATCACCACACGTTCCACCCGGAGCGGCACTATCTTTCAACTGGACGTCGAGCGGGTCATCAACTGCACCGGTCCCGCCCGCAACTACGCCACAACCGATATCCCCCTGATCGTGCGGCTGCGCGAGCAGGGTCTGCTGACACCCGACCGGTTGCGACTGGGTTTCGATACCGATCATGACGGTCGTCTGATCGGTGCCGACGGCAGTGTCAATCAGGCTCTTTTTACCATCGGTCCCCTGCGTATTCCTGCTCTGTTTGAATCCATAGCTATCCCGGAGATAAGAGTTCAAGCCGAGGCACTGGCCGGACTGTTGACAAGTGACCATAGAGAAGTATAG
- a CDS encoding NADP-dependent glyceraldehyde-3-phosphate dehydrogenase has protein sequence MQKRIAGLFPEAQDIPAAYRIDAPIRQDSYLVNGQLRTWSGPLQEIRSPIRVRAGHGAGQPLLLGEVPLLDEAAAREALSVAVQAYDNGRGTWPTMSVGERIRCVQRFVTALRRKKEQVVRLLMWEIGKSVKEATAEFDRALAYVKDTLEALKELDRQSSRFVIQQGIIGQIRRAPLGVVLCMGPYNFPLYETFTTLIPALVMGNTILLKPPRFGILVFQPLLEAFRDAFPAGVVNTVYGEGETVIPPLMASGQVDVLGFIGTHKVADALRAIHPRPHRLRCVLGLDAKNPAIVLPDAELGPTVQECIRGSLTYNGQRCTALKIVFVHRSLADRFVAAMAEELERIACGMPWDEGVTVTPLPEPEKPAYLQGLIRDAQDKGARVVNRGGGTASASLVYPALLYPVSPAMRVYHEEQFGPVVPVVPFDDINEVIDYVVASPYGQQASIFGRNSDLLARLVDALVNQVCRININSQCQRSPDSFPFNGRKNSAEGTQSVADALRIFSIRIVVAARETELNREIINDIVKERKSHFLTTDFIL, from the coding sequence ATGCAAAAACGCATTGCCGGACTCTTTCCCGAGGCACAGGACATCCCCGCCGCCTACCGCATCGACGCGCCGATCCGCCAGGACAGCTATCTGGTCAATGGGCAGTTGCGCACGTGGTCCGGCCCGCTGCAGGAGATCCGCTCCCCGATCCGCGTCAGGGCCGGGCACGGGGCCGGCCAGCCGCTGCTGCTCGGCGAGGTGCCCCTGCTGGACGAGGCCGCCGCCCGGGAGGCGCTCTCGGTGGCGGTGCAGGCCTACGACAACGGCCGTGGAACCTGGCCGACCATGAGCGTGGGGGAGCGTATCCGCTGCGTGCAGCGTTTCGTTACCGCGCTGCGCAGAAAAAAGGAACAGGTGGTCAGGCTCCTCATGTGGGAGATCGGTAAATCGGTCAAGGAGGCCACGGCCGAGTTCGACCGGGCCCTGGCCTATGTGAAGGACACCCTGGAAGCCCTCAAGGAGCTGGACCGGCAGTCCTCGCGCTTCGTCATCCAGCAGGGCATCATCGGCCAGATACGCCGCGCCCCCCTGGGGGTGGTGCTCTGCATGGGGCCGTACAACTTTCCGCTCTACGAGACCTTCACCACCCTGATCCCGGCCCTGGTGATGGGCAATACGATCCTGCTCAAGCCCCCCCGCTTCGGCATCCTGGTGTTCCAGCCGCTCCTGGAGGCCTTCCGGGACGCCTTCCCCGCCGGCGTGGTCAACACGGTCTATGGCGAGGGCGAAACCGTGATCCCGCCGCTGATGGCGTCCGGACAGGTGGATGTGCTCGGCTTCATCGGCACCCACAAGGTGGCCGACGCCCTGCGGGCCATTCATCCCCGCCCCCACCGCCTGCGCTGCGTGCTCGGCCTGGATGCCAAGAACCCGGCCATTGTCCTGCCGGACGCGGAGCTGGGCCCCACCGTGCAGGAATGTATCCGCGGGAGCCTGACCTACAACGGGCAGCGCTGCACGGCGCTCAAGATCGTCTTTGTCCACCGCAGCCTGGCCGACCGGTTCGTGGCCGCCATGGCCGAGGAACTGGAGCGGATCGCCTGCGGCATGCCCTGGGACGAGGGGGTGACGGTCACGCCCCTGCCGGAACCGGAGAAACCGGCCTATCTGCAGGGATTGATACGGGACGCCCAGGACAAGGGAGCCCGGGTGGTCAACCGGGGCGGCGGAACCGCCAGCGCCTCGCTGGTGTACCCGGCCCTGCTCTACCCGGTCTCCCCGGCCATGCGGGTCTACCACGAGGAACAGTTCGGGCCGGTGGTGCCGGTGGTGCCCTTCGACGATATCAACGAGGTAATCGACTACGTGGTGGCCTCCCCGTACGGCCAGCAGGCCAGTATCTTCGGCCGGAACAGCGACCTGCTGGCCCGGCTGGTGGATGCGCTGGTGAACCAGGTCTGCCGGATCAACATCAACAGCCAGTGCCAGCGCAGCCCGGACAGCTTCCCTTTCAACGGCCGCAAGAACTCGGCCGAGGGGACCCAGTCCGTGGCCGACGCCCTGCGGATCTTCTCGATCCGCATCGTGGTGGCGGCCCGGGAAACCGAACTCAACCGCGAGATCATCAACGATATCGTCAAAGAGCGCAAATCGCATTTCCTGACGACCGATTTCATCCTGTAA
- the coaD gene encoding pantetheine-phosphate adenylyltransferase, translated as MKKIAVYPGSFDPITYGHLDIIKRGLKVFDHVIVAVACNSQKNALFTFDERVDLIREVLKDESRVTVDTFTGLLIDYVAASEASVIIRGLRAISDFEYEYQISQMNSSIGKGVETLFMMTSLQYGYLSSSIVKEVCSLNGNIDGFVPPEVKKALRLKYRLD; from the coding sequence ATGAAAAAGATTGCCGTCTATCCCGGATCGTTCGATCCGATTACCTACGGTCACCTGGATATCATCAAGCGGGGATTGAAGGTATTTGATCACGTCATCGTGGCAGTGGCCTGCAACTCGCAGAAAAATGCCCTGTTCACCTTTGACGAGCGGGTGGACCTGATCCGCGAAGTGCTGAAAGACGAGAGCCGTGTGACCGTCGACACCTTTACCGGCCTTCTGATAGACTACGTCGCCGCCAGCGAGGCCAGTGTCATCATCAGAGGGCTCAGGGCAATTTCCGATTTTGAATACGAGTACCAGATATCCCAGATGAACAGCAGCATCGGCAAGGGGGTTGAGACGCTGTTCATGATGACCTCTCTCCAGTACGGCTACCTGTCGTCGTCCATCGTGAAGGAGGTCTGCTCCCTCAACGGCAATATCGACGGGTTCGTTCCACCGGAGGTGAAGAAGGCTCTCAGGCTGAAATACAGGCTGGATTGA
- a CDS encoding DUF1858 domain-containing protein, whose product MSKGRLMALPLASEVAMITRDMLVADIIRQYPQTLQVFKQYHLDCYECQIADLEPLEHGAGVHKINIEALLDALNKTLA is encoded by the coding sequence ATGAGCAAGGGACGCCTGATGGCTCTGCCCCTTGCAAGCGAGGTAGCCATGATAACAAGAGACATGCTCGTCGCCGACATTATCAGGCAGTACCCTCAGACCCTCCAGGTTTTCAAGCAGTATCACCTGGACTGCTATGAATGCCAGATCGCCGATCTGGAGCCGCTGGAACATGGGGCGGGGGTCCACAAGATCAACATCGAGGCCCTGCTCGATGCGCTCAACAAGACACTTGCATGA
- a CDS encoding type II toxin-antitoxin system Phd/YefM family antitoxin: MHTVSMFQAKTSLSKLVEAVESGREKEIVISRHGMSVAKLVSISHQPAHQRIGVAKGRFVVPDDIDGSNDLIARMFAGDTA, from the coding sequence ATGCACACTGTGAGCATGTTTCAAGCCAAGACATCCCTGTCAAAGCTGGTCGAGGCGGTTGAAAGTGGCAGGGAAAAGGAAATTGTCATTTCCCGCCACGGCATGTCCGTTGCCAAGCTTGTCAGTATTTCCCACCAGCCGGCGCACCAGAGGATAGGCGTTGCCAAAGGCCGCTTTGTGGTGCCGGACGACATCGATGGGTCCAATGACCTGATTGCCCGGATGTTCGCAGGGGATACGGCATGA
- a CDS encoding type II toxin-antitoxin system VapC family toxin, whose translation MRLLLDTHVALWAITDSPALPEKARRYILAPHNEVYVSAVSIWEIAIKHGLGRGNMPVSGREAADYFSQAGYLTLDISAEHAAFVEELPNHHADPFDRMLVAQALYEPMHLLTHDKVIAAYSDVIILV comes from the coding sequence ATGAGGCTGCTGCTTGACACCCATGTGGCCCTGTGGGCCATTACCGACAGTCCCGCGCTTCCGGAAAAGGCGCGCCGTTATATTCTTGCTCCTCATAACGAGGTATACGTAAGCGCCGTCTCGATCTGGGAAATAGCCATCAAGCATGGCCTGGGGCGGGGGAACATGCCTGTTTCGGGGCGCGAAGCAGCCGACTATTTCAGCCAGGCGGGGTATCTGACCCTGGACATCAGCGCCGAGCACGCGGCGTTTGTCGAAGAGCTCCCCAACCACCATGCCGACCCCTTTGACCGGATGCTGGTGGCACAAGCATTGTACGAACCGATGCACCTGCTGACGCACGACAAGGTAATTGCCGCCTACAGCGATGTGATCATCCTGGTTTGA
- a CDS encoding nitroreductase — protein sequence MLARIVYRRCRWFPLVREPLLLGMRILARWHGIDARRHGVRNPECQGCIRFMKVELEEKSPLFRFLNDLIGRSFTALRDARVTQDELAEAKRFARETMKAGDQAPSER from the coding sequence ATGCTAGCCCGCATTGTCTACCGGCGCTGCCGCTGGTTTCCCCTCGTGCGGGAGCCGCTGCTTCTGGGGATGCGCATTCTGGCCCGCTGGCACGGCATCGACGCTCGCCGCCATGGGGTCCGCAATCCGGAATGCCAGGGCTGTATCCGTTTCATGAAGGTCGAGTTGGAAGAAAAGTCCCCTCTGTTCCGTTTTCTCAACGACCTGATCGGCAGGTCGTTCACGGCCCTGCGCGACGCCCGGGTCACGCAGGATGAGCTGGCCGAGGCCAAACGATTTGCACGGGAGACCATGAAAGCCGGGGACCAAGCGCCGTCGGAACGATGA
- a CDS encoding 2-dehydropantoate 2-reductase — protein MNIAVIGAGAVGLYFGARLQRAGHDVRFLLRRDYEAIREKGLTVTSPSGDFHLAEVKGYCDPADMGPVDLVLVALKTFDNGVLPDLVRPLLGEDTALLTIQNGLGNEEVLAEAFGAQRVLGGVAIIGSNRGEPGVVHHKALGSIRLGEFTGGVTERAAKLAETFIAAQVPCEAVADLRRVRWEKLVWNITFNGLCTLANQTPGYFLACPETLSLVRELMAEVVAGANAQGLSEPIPEESFIDENIARTIKHTSDYRPSMMIDRAEGRPLELDAIYRIPLEHAARRGVRMVRVEMLYALLAAGEPNPDHGREPAGAAPAEAGAA, from the coding sequence ATGAACATAGCAGTTATCGGCGCCGGTGCGGTGGGGCTCTATTTCGGCGCCAGGCTCCAGCGGGCCGGCCACGACGTCAGGTTCCTGCTACGGCGGGACTACGAGGCCATCAGGGAAAAAGGGCTGACCGTCACCTCGCCCAGCGGGGATTTTCATCTGGCAGAGGTCAAGGGATACTGCGATCCTGCGGACATGGGACCCGTGGACTTGGTATTGGTGGCGTTGAAGACCTTCGACAACGGCGTACTCCCTGACCTGGTGCGTCCGCTTCTGGGTGAGGACACCGCCCTGCTGACGATCCAGAACGGGCTCGGCAACGAAGAGGTATTGGCTGAGGCGTTCGGAGCACAGCGGGTACTGGGGGGCGTGGCAATTATCGGCTCCAACCGCGGCGAACCGGGCGTTGTGCACCACAAGGCCCTCGGCTCGATCCGCCTCGGGGAGTTTACCGGCGGTGTTACGGAGCGGGCCGCGAAGCTGGCGGAAACCTTCATTGCCGCCCAGGTCCCGTGCGAGGCGGTGGCGGATCTACGCCGGGTCCGCTGGGAGAAACTGGTCTGGAACATCACCTTCAACGGCCTCTGCACCTTGGCCAACCAGACGCCGGGATACTTTCTCGCCTGTCCGGAAACGCTCTCCCTAGTCCGCGAACTGATGGCCGAGGTCGTTGCCGGCGCCAATGCCCAGGGGCTGAGCGAGCCGATACCGGAGGAGTCGTTCATAGACGAGAACATAGCCCGCACCATCAAACATACCAGCGACTACCGCCCCAGCATGATGATCGACCGCGCCGAAGGCCGGCCTCTGGAGTTGGATGCCATCTACCGCATTCCTCTGGAGCATGCGGCGCGCCGCGGTGTCCGGATGGTCCGGGTGGAGATGCTCTACGCCCTGCTGGCGGCAGGAGAGCCCAATCCGGACCATGGCAGGGAACCAGCTGGCGCTGCTCCGGCAGAAGCCGGAGCAGCATAA
- a CDS encoding aminotransferase class I/II-fold pyridoxal phosphate-dependent enzyme — protein MNPLAQELNDLLAQHNPHVLEMLSDLGKNLFFPKGILTQSAEAKEKAHKYNATIGIATEKGGPMFLQCIQDKLSAFDPKDIYPYAPPAGKPELRALWREKMLRENPSQNGKHFSSPIVTNALTHGLSIVGDMFVDKGDHLILPDMLWGNYNLTFGTCNGAIVKKHPTFTATGGYDVEAFKAELKNTAEEKGKAIVLLNFPNNPSGYTPTVAEGDALVAAIKEVAEAGCNVVAISDDAYFGLFYEDSLKESLFGKLANIHPRVLAIKLDGATKEEFVWGFRTGFITFADGNEYENAPVITALEKKAMGIIRAKISNCPHPSQTLVIEALRSPQFLAQKEEKFQIMKGRALKTKQVLDSGRYDSAWTYYPFNSGYFMCLKLKNVDAEKLRIHLLDKYGVGAISTTKTDLRIAFSCIAEENIQELFDIIYQGVQDLT, from the coding sequence ATGAACCCATTGGCACAAGAACTGAATGACCTGCTCGCCCAGCATAATCCGCATGTACTGGAGATGCTGTCCGACCTCGGAAAGAACCTTTTCTTTCCCAAGGGGATCCTGACACAATCGGCCGAAGCCAAGGAAAAGGCCCACAAATACAACGCCACCATCGGCATCGCCACCGAGAAGGGCGGACCGATGTTTCTGCAGTGCATTCAGGACAAGCTGTCCGCCTTTGATCCCAAGGACATCTACCCCTATGCGCCGCCGGCCGGCAAGCCGGAACTGCGCGCCCTGTGGCGCGAGAAGATGCTGCGGGAAAATCCCAGCCAGAACGGCAAGCACTTCAGCAGCCCCATCGTCACCAACGCCCTGACCCACGGCCTCTCCATCGTTGGCGACATGTTCGTCGACAAGGGGGACCACCTGATCCTGCCTGACATGCTCTGGGGCAACTACAATCTGACCTTTGGCACCTGCAACGGCGCCATCGTCAAGAAGCATCCGACCTTTACCGCCACCGGCGGTTACGATGTGGAGGCCTTCAAGGCTGAATTGAAGAATACTGCCGAGGAAAAGGGCAAGGCCATCGTCCTGCTCAACTTCCCCAACAATCCCAGCGGCTACACCCCGACCGTGGCAGAAGGGGATGCCCTGGTAGCGGCCATCAAAGAGGTAGCCGAAGCCGGCTGCAACGTGGTCGCCATTTCCGACGACGCCTACTTCGGCCTGTTCTACGAGGACAGTCTGAAGGAGTCCCTGTTCGGCAAGCTGGCCAACATCCACCCGCGCGTCCTGGCAATCAAACTGGATGGCGCCACCAAAGAGGAGTTCGTCTGGGGCTTCCGCACCGGCTTCATCACTTTTGCCGACGGCAACGAGTATGAGAACGCCCCGGTCATCACCGCTCTCGAAAAGAAAGCCATGGGCATCATCCGCGCCAAGATTTCCAACTGCCCGCACCCCTCCCAGACCCTGGTCATCGAGGCGCTGCGCTCCCCCCAGTTCCTGGCCCAGAAGGAAGAGAAATTCCAGATCATGAAGGGGCGTGCCCTGAAGACCAAGCAGGTGCTGGACAGCGGCAGGTACGATTCGGCCTGGACGTACTACCCTTTCAACTCCGGTTATTTCATGTGCCTGAAGCTCAAGAACGTGGATGCCGAAAAACTGCGCATCCATCTGCTGGACAAGTACGGGGTGGGCGCTATCTCCACCACTAAGACCGACCTGCGCATCGCCTTCTCCTGTATTGCCGAAGAGAACATCCAGGAGCTGTTCGATATCATCTACCAGGGAGTTCAGGACCTGACCTGA
- a CDS encoding MFS transporter codes for MVGRVIKHFIAALRDLDGRVIALCLVIFLADMVCGFFVASFPIYAREAGMSLPVIGAVTTVAALVQLAVAIPFGVLSDRLGRSGFIITGVAAITLNMFAMAWGPSLWLLPLCPVINGLAVTIVFQLGHAHMGDITTPAQRSLAFGLNSSAMALGFGLGPYLGGLLGDRYGYGVAYFCVALIGCAYLVPARACHRERPQVRRFGSGSLLSGARLMLGRPDLRLVAFGNLLLGMTFTGILSTFVPLYGKELLLTQAAIGSMFVTRSLVSAAGRLANSLLVRRAGSMSVMVVALFFIDVAVFGIGTTTRPGVMAACLALEGLAYGGFMVAGLTYVANHTTAVNRGAAGGVYAMASALGGCIAPWILGIVAEQWGVRSVFFVAGATLAVGLAIFAAQAAALQKIPGPASPDEEVVPASV; via the coding sequence ATGGTCGGCAGGGTGATCAAACATTTCATCGCTGCATTGCGAGATCTTGACGGACGGGTAATCGCCCTGTGCCTGGTCATATTCCTGGCCGACATGGTCTGCGGCTTTTTCGTGGCGTCATTCCCGATCTATGCCCGCGAGGCCGGCATGAGCCTGCCGGTCATCGGCGCCGTCACGACGGTTGCCGCTCTGGTCCAGTTGGCCGTTGCCATCCCGTTCGGCGTGCTGTCGGACCGCCTGGGCCGCTCCGGGTTCATCATCACCGGCGTGGCGGCCATTACACTCAACATGTTTGCCATGGCATGGGGCCCCAGCCTCTGGCTGCTGCCGCTCTGTCCCGTTATCAACGGCCTGGCGGTTACCATCGTCTTTCAACTCGGCCATGCCCACATGGGGGACATTACCACGCCGGCGCAGCGTTCACTGGCCTTTGGCCTGAACAGTTCCGCCATGGCGCTCGGTTTCGGCCTGGGACCGTATCTGGGCGGGCTGCTGGGGGACCGCTACGGGTATGGCGTTGCCTATTTCTGCGTGGCGCTGATCGGCTGCGCATACCTGGTGCCGGCCCGTGCCTGTCACCGCGAAAGGCCGCAGGTCCGGCGGTTCGGCAGCGGCAGCCTGTTGTCCGGAGCACGGCTCATGCTCGGGCGGCCGGACCTGCGGCTGGTGGCGTTCGGCAACCTGTTGCTGGGCATGACGTTCACCGGCATCCTGTCCACCTTTGTCCCGCTCTATGGCAAGGAACTTCTCCTGACCCAGGCCGCCATCGGCTCGATGTTCGTCACTAGATCTCTCGTGTCGGCGGCAGGTCGGCTTGCCAACAGCCTGCTGGTGCGCCGGGCGGGCAGCATGTCCGTCATGGTTGTTGCGCTGTTTTTCATAGATGTGGCCGTTTTCGGCATCGGCACCACCACCAGGCCCGGCGTGATGGCCGCCTGTCTGGCGCTGGAAGGGCTTGCCTACGGGGGATTCATGGTTGCCGGCCTGACCTATGTGGCCAACCATACGACCGCGGTCAACCGGGGAGCGGCAGGCGGCGTGTATGCCATGGCCTCGGCCCTGGGGGGATGTATTGCCCCCTGGATTCTGGGAATAGTCGCCGAACAATGGGGCGTCCGTTCCGTGTTTTTCGTAGCCGGCGCAACTCTGGCCGTGGGGCTGGCAATTTTCGCGGCCCAAGCGGCGGCCCTGCAAAAGATTCCCGGCCCGGCCTCTCCAGATGAAGAAGTCGTTCCGGCATCAGTCTGA
- a CDS encoding HAD family phosphatase — protein MHFTTAIFDMDGTLFDTERLAIDAWQAAFGECGVALSRQALETVIGVDGPGTRAFLTGFLPDGVAFDDLRSRAAAVRSDAVERHGIPVKAGARELLAHLETRGTTIGLATTTFTDRALENLERAGLTGYFRAIIGGDQVEKCKPHPDIYLKALEQLQAAPATAIALEDSDHGILAAHAAGLRVIHIPDIKPIDKETRACVHREYVTLLEFRNEIRDGDAFRLQLTTMGP, from the coding sequence ATGCACTTCACAACTGCCATCTTCGACATGGACGGCACCCTGTTCGACACCGAGCGGCTCGCCATCGACGCCTGGCAGGCGGCTTTCGGGGAATGCGGCGTGGCACTGTCGCGCCAGGCCCTGGAAACGGTGATCGGTGTCGACGGTCCCGGCACCAGGGCCTTTCTGACCGGCTTCCTGCCGGACGGCGTTGCGTTCGACGATCTCAGGAGCCGGGCTGCCGCCGTCAGGAGCGATGCCGTTGAACGACACGGGATTCCGGTGAAGGCCGGGGCGCGGGAGCTGCTGGCCCACCTGGAAACCCGCGGGACAACCATCGGCCTGGCAACCACCACCTTTACCGACCGGGCGCTGGAGAATCTGGAGCGGGCGGGCCTCACCGGCTATTTCCGGGCCATCATCGGCGGTGACCAGGTCGAGAAATGCAAGCCGCATCCCGACATCTACCTGAAGGCACTGGAACAGTTGCAGGCCGCGCCGGCAACGGCCATCGCCCTGGAGGATTCGGACCACGGCATCCTGGCTGCCCATGCGGCGGGGCTGCGGGTCATCCACATTCCTGATATCAAGCCCATTGACAAGGAGACAAGGGCATGCGTTCATCGCGAGTATGTCACCCTGCTGGAGTTCCGGAACGAGATACGCGACGGGGATGCCTTTCGCTTGCAGCTTACTACCATGGGACCATGA
- a CDS encoding recombinase family protein — MLLNEEGMRRRGSMWSIQTVYLILANPVCMGQKMFNQKHWKSRQKK; from the coding sequence TTGCTGCTGAATGAGGAAGGCATGCGGCGCCGCGGCAGCATGTGGAGCATCCAGACCGTCTATCTGATTCTGGCCAACCCCGTGTGCATGGGGCAAAAGATGTTCAATCAGAAGCACTGGAAATCCCGCCAGAAGAAATAG
- a CDS encoding nitroreductase family protein, whose product MSVQNTLRERRSIRAYKDTPVEEDKLQLVLEAARLSPSARNRH is encoded by the coding sequence ATGAGTGTACAAAACACGCTCAGGGAACGTCGCAGCATCCGCGCCTACAAGGACACTCCGGTTGAGGAGGACAAACTGCAGCTCGTTCTGGAGGCCGCACGGCTCTCGCCATCGGCTCGCAACCGGCATTAG
- the rsmD gene encoding 16S rRNA (guanine(966)-N(2))-methyltransferase RsmD — translation MRVIAGNARGVRLEAPRGMHTRPTADRVREALFSIILSRRDIKDARVLDICAGTGGLGIEALSRGAGSCCFIENNRQALTSLKRNLAAVRYAEQASVMEVEALKALRLLAGRASSFDLVFFDPPYASELYAMVPAMLSDLSLLAEEGLLVAECAARTIMPERIGGLMKIDRRVYGDTALEMFTWEGA, via the coding sequence ATGCGTGTCATAGCGGGAAACGCACGCGGTGTCCGGCTGGAGGCGCCGCGCGGCATGCATACGCGCCCCACGGCCGACCGTGTCAGGGAAGCGCTGTTCAGCATCATTCTGAGCCGGCGTGACATCAAGGATGCCAGGGTGCTGGACATCTGCGCCGGGACCGGGGGCCTGGGCATCGAGGCCCTCAGCCGCGGGGCCGGTTCCTGCTGCTTCATCGAAAACAACCGGCAAGCGTTGACCAGCTTGAAGCGGAATCTGGCAGCGGTGCGGTACGCGGAGCAGGCCAGTGTAATGGAAGTGGAGGCGCTTAAAGCGCTGCGCCTGCTGGCCGGGCGCGCCAGCAGCTTTGACCTGGTATTTTTCGACCCCCCCTATGCCTCGGAACTTTATGCCATGGTGCCCGCCATGCTGTCCGACCTGTCACTGCTGGCTGAAGAGGGTCTGCTGGTGGCCGAGTGTGCAGCCCGCACCATCATGCCGGAGCGCATAGGCGGACTGATGAAGATCGACCGCCGGGTGTACGGCGATACCGCACTGGAGATGTTCACATGGGAGGGTGCATGA